Proteins from a single region of Halodesulfovibrio sp. MK-HDV:
- a CDS encoding phage protein Gp36 family protein produces MSYCELANLYDVIPKGYLDAADKVTPGIVERKMGSVSRVIDDTLRQHYVLPLQDVPETIKQMAIVMAAYEAVGGITAVKKEGGND; encoded by the coding sequence ATGTCCTATTGCGAGTTAGCTAACTTATACGACGTTATCCCGAAGGGCTACCTTGATGCAGCAGACAAGGTCACGCCGGGAATTGTGGAAAGAAAGATGGGAAGTGTGAGCCGAGTCATTGATGACACGCTGCGCCAACATTATGTGCTTCCGCTTCAGGACGTGCCCGAAACTATTAAGCAGATGGCGATTGTCATGGCGGCGTATGAGGCGGTTGGCGGTATTACGGCAGTCAAGAAAGAGGGCGGGAATGACAA